One genomic window of Haliotis asinina isolate JCU_RB_2024 chromosome 4, JCU_Hal_asi_v2, whole genome shotgun sequence includes the following:
- the LOC137282273 gene encoding zinc finger protein ZFP2-like — translation MSLDDKSTQTAAADWIFSEGSVCNFIIKRRPKTYGNKTFIQPKPATPSPIREHKIFKTKNLRQEQDKKKDEKTLHLSVTLKDNPLKNSLPSNDSQLMNQISYSSEKTNASSQVDSAELTAKVDQGTSTAKPKPTRPHWSTEPGYPKMPVPLAGNPNPFTPIIKKVNRVADFVSDNTNVTSAGPHLVTGRSKIPGQASESVSPQSAATADASDPPEEPAEVQDEEQDDTEEEQPQPEGSAPKRRGRLRKKKGVGAKKKHKAKNDDSDEETTEQTPGRKILPKVLKCKICSRKFSTKKNLKNHSNVHLDKKPFKCDACGAEFTLKRTLVIHTRRHTGYKPFKCNSCEKSFTRSTDLTKHVRIHTGEKPFECEICHKKFTLNSHLRAHNFIHNGNKPYKCEQCGETFIYPSHLSRHMISHTDNRPFKCKQCSKSFNRMDSLKKHMWTHETDRPHTCKHCKNTFTRPEYLKSHMRVHTREQMCQCSYCSKEFTCVSSLKRHLLSHTEEKVYQCSVCSQEFTRLYDWTKHSIIHTGVKPFECTVCGKGFTVKGALTIHYRAHFKPRKIDEVRH, via the coding sequence ATGAGCTTGGATGACAAAAGCACCCAAACAGCTGCAGCTGACTGGATCTTCTCTGAGGGGTCAGTCTGCAACTTCATCATCAAACGCCGACCCAAGACTTATGGCAACAAGACTTTCATCCAGCCCAAACCCGCAACACCCAGTCCCATACGGGAACACAAGATCTTCAAGACCAAGAACCTTCGGCAGGAACAGGATAAGAAAAAAGATGAAAAAACCTTGCATTTGTCAGTGACTCTCAAGGATAATCCTCTTAAAAACTCTTTACCTAGCAATGACAGCCAGTTAATGAACCAGATTAGCTACAGTTCTGAGAAGACCAATGCATCATCCCAGGTTGACAGTGCTGAGCTCACTGCGAAGGTGGATCAGGGCACATCCACAGCCAAGCCCAAACCAACCAGGCCCCACTGGTCAACTGAGCCAGGGTATCCGAAAATGCCTGTTCCTCTGGCTGGCAACCCAAACCCATTCACCCCAATCATCAAGAAGGTCAACCGAGTGGCTGACTTTGTAAGTGATAACACTAATGTGACATCAGCTGGGCCTCATCTGGTGACAGGACGTTCCAAAATACCAGGACAAGCTTCTGAAAGTGTTTCCCCACAGtctgctgctactgctgatgCTTCTGATCCTCCTGAAGAACCTGCAGAGGTTCAGGATGAAGAACAAGATGATACTGAGGAGGAACAACCTCAGCCTGAAGGCAGTGCACCTAAACGGCGTGGACGACTAAGGAAAAAGAAGGGTGTGGGTGCCAAGAAAAAACACAAAGCGAAAAACGATGATTCTGATGAAGAAACTACAGAACAGACTCCTGGTCGAAAAATTTTGCCCAAAGTGCTGAAATGTAAAATTTGTTCAAGGAAGTTTTCCACGAAAAAGAATCTGAAAAATCATTCCAATGTTCACCTTGATAAGAAACCCTTCAAATGTGATGCCTGTGGTGCTGAATTTACTTTGAAGCGAACATTGGTAATCCACACCAGACGCCACACTGGCTACAAGCCATTCAAGTGTAACAGCTGTGAGAAGTCATTCACAAGGTCCACGGATCTCACCAAGCATGTGCGTATTCACACAGGAGAGAAACCAtttgaatgtgaaatatgtcacaaGAAGTTTACCTTAAACAGTCATTTGCGAGCTCACAATTTTATACACAATGGCAATAAGCCATACAAGTGTGAGCAGTGTGGTGAGACATTCATCTACCCTAGTCATCTGAGCAGGCATATGATAAGCCACACAGACAACCGCCCGTTTAAGTGCAAGCAATGTAGTAAGAGTTTCAACAGAATGGATTCCCTGAAGAAGCACATGTGGACTCATGAAACAGACCGACCACACACCtgtaaacattgtaaaaacACCTTTACTCGCCCGGAATACCTGAAGTCGCACATGCGTGTACACACACGGGAACAGATGTGTCAGTGTTCTTATTGCAGCAAGGAGTTCACATGTGTAAGTAGCTTGAAGCGCCATCTGTTGTCACACACAGAGGAGAAGGTGTATCAGTGTTCTGTGTGTTCGCAGGAGTTCACTCGTCTGTATGATTGGACCAAACACTCAATCATACACACTGGAGTCAAACCGTTTGAATGCACTGTCTGTGGGAAGGGCTTCACAGTGAAGGGTGCTCTAACTATACACTACAGAGCTCATTTTAAACCAAGGAAAATCGATGAAGTTCGACATTAG